One Aphidius gifuensis isolate YNYX2018 linkage group LG3, ASM1490517v1, whole genome shotgun sequence DNA window includes the following coding sequences:
- the LOC122850877 gene encoding uncharacterized protein LOC122850877: MYRQFLVRPQDRKYQRILWRNTSGIIKTYELNIVTFGLAPSPFLAIRCLHKLADDEQENFPIASEILKRDLYVDDLLTGTQTLEEAIKLRDELIPLLQQGMLNIRKWASNEPRLLEGLPEANKNLQLQFNDSSAIKTLGVYWRSTTDTIVYTVKTITFDEITKRKIFFEIGKIFDPLGLLGPVVMTAKIVMQQLWSINIDWDEPVPSPIKDEWLTFYNQLQLLNDLSFKRHTILNDTTSIQLHGFCDASEKAYGACIYLRSIDKKGKVYTQLLCAKGRIAPLKTLSIPRLELCGALLLASLYTTIIKAIHITIDDTYLWSDSTIVLHWLRKEPSVMKTFVANRIAKIQEKTKTTQWCHVRTHDNPADLISRGQLPEEFIKTTTWQHGPSWLQST; encoded by the coding sequence ATGTACAGACAATTTTTAGTACGTCCACAAGATAGAAAATATCAACGTATTTTATGGAGAAATACGTCTGGTATTATCAAaacatatgaattaaatattgtaacaTTTGGTCTTGCTCCATCACCATTCCTAGCTATACGATGTCTACATAAATTAGCTGATGATGAACAAGAAAATTTTCCTATAGCATCAGAAATACTCAAAAGAGATCTATATGTCGATGATCTTTTAACTGGTACACAAACACTTGAAGAAGCAATTAAATTGAGGGATGAATTAATTCCTTTATTACAACAAGGTATGTTAAATATACGCAAATGGGCTTCCAATGAGCCTAGACTATTAGAAGGCCTTCCAGAGGctaacaaaaatttacaattacaatttaatgaCTCCAGTGCAATAAAAACACTCGGTGTTTACTGGAGATCTACTACAGATACAATTGTTTACACAGTTAAAACAATTACGTTTGACGAAATTACAAAacgcaaaattttttttgaaattggaAAAATCTTTGATCCTCTTGGACTTCTTGGTCCAGTTGTTATGACAGCAAAAATAGTTATGCAACAATTATGGAGTATAAACATTGACTGGGATGAACCTGTCCCATCACCAATTAAAGATGAATGGTTAACATTTTATAACCAATTACaacttttaaatgatttatcttttaaaagacatacaatattaaatgataCAACAAGTATACAATTACATGGCTTTTGTGATGCCAGTGAAAAAGCATATGGGGCTTGTATTTATCTCAGGTCCATTGATAAAAAAGGTAAAGTTTACACACAACTTTTGTGTGCCAAAGGGCGCATAGCTCCTCTCAAGACACTATCAATCCCTAGATTGGAATTATGTGGAGCATTATTACTTGCTTCGCtttatacaacaataattaaagcaatacacATAACAATAGATGACACATATTTGTGGTCAGATTCTACAATTGTTTTACACTGGCTAAGAAAAGAGCCAAGTGTTATGAAAACATTCGTGGCAAACAGAATTGccaaaatacaagaaaaaacaaaaacaacacaaTGGTGCCATGTACGTACACATGACAATCCAGCTGACCTGATTTCAAGAGGTCAACTACCTGAAGAATTCATCAAAACAACAACATGGCAACATGGGCCGTCTTGGTTGCAGTCTACCTGA
- the LOC122850876 gene encoding uncharacterized protein LOC122850876 — protein MGNLPKARVNEAIPFTIVGVDFCGPFLVKEKKRNRIKVKIYVAVFVCLVIKAVHLEMVSDLTTDCFIAALKRFVARRGYPTDIYSDNGLNFQGANNELIKLLNQKKIRADSYQGLIDHLKTAANESKADLFITMTCNPNWREIKENLLMGQTASDRPGIVSRVFGIKKNELINKIVKEKLFWEIQAYVYVVEYQKRGLPHVHALFTLEQNLDEIMDKALLCRKDDLNSCFYIDGPGGSGKTYVYSTIYHLLRSDGKKVATMAFTGIAAILLPEGRTMHNLFAMPVAMYADSTSNIKQQSKAAELRNIDVIICDEAPMAPRYCLELADRTCRDIMNNKLPFENMRTLPEKSEFAKYILDVGNGTINDNNDNLMNASMKVYRKLLYYHVDNINDKVVQFLDKDTEKIFTGIDSTENCDNGELNNSILPEYLNTLNPPNFPPYELKLRLYCIVMLLRNISQSEGLCNGTRLQILSMSNNLLKCKILTGDKANDIVFIHRITLYCEDVYPFTFKRRQFPIKIAFGMTINKCQGQTFEMVGVDLRKDVFNHGQLYVAFSRIN, from the exons ATGGGTAATTTACCAAAAGCAAGAGTTAATGAAGCAATTCCATTTACAATAGTTGGGGTTGACTTTTGTGGACCTTTTTTAgttaaagaaaagaaaagaaatagaattaaagttaaaatataCGTAGCAGTCTTTGTATGTCTCGTCATCAAAGCTGTACATCTAGAAATGGTCAGTGATTTAACTACTGATTGTTTTATTGCTGCTTTAAAAAGATTTGTTGCAAGACGTGGTTACCCGACTGATATTTATTCAGACAAtggtttaaattttcaagggGCCAACAATGAATTGATTAAACT gttaaatcaaaaaaaaattcgagctGATAGTTATCAAGGATTAATTGATCATTTAAAAACTGCTGCAAATGAATCTAAA gctgatttatttataactatgACATGTAATCCGAATTGGCgagaaattaaagaaaatttgttaatGGGTCAAACAGCTTCTGATAGACCAGGCATAGTATCACGTGTTtttggaataaaaaagaatgaattaataaataaaatagtaaaagagAAACTTTTTTGGGAAATACAAGCATATGTTTATGTTGTGGAATATCAAAAAAGAGGATTGCCACATGTCCATGCTTTATTTACCCTAGAACAAAACT tagATGAAATAATGGATAAAGCGTTATTATGTAGAAAAGATGATTTAAATTCATGCTTTTACATTGATGGACCGGGTGGATCAGGAAAAACATATGTCTATAGTACAATATATCACTTATTAAGAAGCGATGGAAAAAAAGTTGCTACAATGGCTTTTACAGGAATTGCGGCAATATTGCTTCCAGAAGGAAGAACAATGCACAATCTATTTGCAATGCCGGTTGCAATGTATGCTGATTCAACTTCGAATATTAAACAGCAATCAAAAGCAGCAGAACTCAGAAACATTGATGTGATAATTTGTGATGAAGCACCAATGGCACCGAGATACTGTTTGGAACTAGCTGATCGAACCTGCCGtgatataatgaataataaactaCCTTTCG aaAATATGAGAACTTTACCGGAAAAATCAGAGTTTGCTAAATATATACTAGACGTTGGAAACGGcacaataaatgataataatgacaattta ATGAACGCAAGTATGAAAGTTTATCGAAAGTTGCTGTATTATCATGTAGATAACATAAATGATAAAGTGGTGCAATTTTTGGACAAagatacagaaaaaatttttactggAATTGATAGTACTGAAAATTGTGATAATGGAGAACTTAATAATTCTATTTTACCAGAATACTTAAATACGTTAAATCCACCAAATTTTCCACCATATGAATTGAAATTAAGGTTGTACTGTATTGTTATGCTTTTACGTAATATTAGTCAAAGTGAAGGTTTATGTAACGGAACGAGATTGCAAATATTAAGTATGTCTAATAAtcttttaaaatgtaaaattttaactgGTGATAAAGCAAATGATATCGTATTCATACATCGCATAACTCTCTATTGTGAAGATGTTTATCCTTTCACGTTTAAACGAAGACAATTTCCAATCAAGATAGCATTTGGAATgacgataaataaatgtcaaggACAAACATTCGAAATGGTCGGTGTTGATCTTAGAAAAGATGTTTTTAATCATGGTCAACTGTACGTAGCATTTTCACGG atcaattaa